CCATGTCGATCCTGAAGGTTTCACGGCTCGGACATCCCGTGCTGCGCCGCCCCGCGGACCGTGTCGAGAGGGAGGAGCTCGAAAGCGCCGCCGTCCAGAAGCTCATCGACGACATGATCGAGACGATGCGGGAATACGACGGCGTCGGCCTTGCGGCCAACCAGGTCCACGAGTCGAAGCGGATCGCGGTGCTCGAGGTGGCGGAAAACCCCCGCTACCCGAACAAGCCCGCCGTGCCGCTGACGGTGCTGGTCAATCCGGTCATCGCTCCGGCGGGCGAGGATCTCGAGGAGGACTGGGAGGGCTGCCTCAGCATCCCCGATCTGCGGGGCAAGGTGCCGCGCTACCGCGCGGTCCGGGTCGAGGCCTGGGACCGCCGGGGAGACGATCTGCGCTTCACCGCCACCGGCTTTCACGCGCGCATCATCCAGCACGAGTGCGACCACTTGAACGGCAGGGTCTATCTCGACCGCATGCGCGATTTCACCACGCTCACCTTCCTTCAAGAGCTGGCTCGCTACTGGGCCGGCCGGTAAGCCCGCCGCATTGTCTTTGCTCCGGTGAAAGGCTAGATTCCCCGCATGACGTCCACCGCGTTGCAAACCGCGCTCGATCGCCTTCTCTCGTCCACACGGCTTTCCACGGCCCGTATCCTCGACCGGGCGCTCTCGGATCACGAGCTTTCCATCGACGAGATCACGCAGCTCTTCGACGCGGAAGGCCCCGAGCTCCTGCCCCTGGCGGCTGCGGCCGACTATCTCCGGGAAAAGACCGTCGGCGACATCGTTACTTACGTAGTCAACCGCAACATCAACTTCACCAATGTCTGCGTCAAGGCCTGCGGCTTCTGCGCCTTCAGCCGGGGCCATCTGGCGGAAGAGGGCTATTTCCTGCCGGTCGAGGAGATCGTCCGGCGCGCCCGCGAGGCGGCGGAGCTCGGGGCAACCGAGGTCTGCGTCCAGGCGGGACTTGCGCCGGGAATGGACGGCTGGCACTACGTCAACCTCTGCCGGGCGCTCAAGGAGGCGCTTCCCGATCTCCACATCCACGGCTTTTCGCCGGAGGAAGTGCTCTACGGAGCGACGCTGACGGGTGTCGGCGTCCGGGACTATCTCGTCGCGCTGAAGGAGGCGGGCGTCGGCAGCCTGCCAGGAACGTCGGCCGAGGTCCTGGTCGACGAGGTCCGCAGGCAGATCTCGCCGGGCCGCATCACGACGGCGCAGTGGATTCATCTGATCCAGACCGCACACGAGGTCGGGATCCCGACGACGTCCACGATCATGTACGGCCACATCGAGAGCTCGCGCGACAAGGCGATCCACCTGAGCATCCTCCGCGACATCCAGCGGCGCACCGGAGGGATCACCGAGTTCGTACCGCTCAGCTTCGTGTACGAGGAAGCGCCGATGGCGCAGCGCCGCAAGATCGCCGGCCTGCGGTCCGGCGCGACCGGCGCCGAAGTTCTCAAGATGTACGCGGTCTCGCGCCTTGCCCTTAACCGCTGGATTCCCAACCTTCAGGTCTCGTGGGTGAAGGAGGGACCGAAGCTGTCGCAGACGGCGCTGCTCGCCGGAGCCAACGACTTCGGTGGAACGCTGATCAACGAGAGCATCTCGACCGCCGCCGGCTCGGGCCACGGGCAGCTGATGAAGCCGTCGCAGTTCCGCTCGCTGATCCGCGAGCTGGGCCGCGTTCCTGCCGAGCGCTCCACCACCTATCGGCACCTGAAAGTCTTTCGCGACGCCGACTCCGACGGGGCCGACCGGCTCGACGCCGTCGAGCAGCCCGAAGAACGCTTCGGGTCCTACCACCAGCTGATCCGCCAGCAGAGCTACCGCTTCAGGGACTTCTATCGCGAGCAGAAGGGGAGATCCTGACCCCCGCGCCGCACCGCATGCAAACCAACTTCGCAGCCTGGCCGACAGAACGACGGACGGCCCTGGAGCAGCCAAGACGCGGGAAGTCGCGATTCCAAAGTCTTTGTGCTCCGGGACGTACGGCGCCGCCGTCGAGCGCCGGCTTTCATCGAAGGATCCCGATCGAAACTTGCGCAGAGGTACCGATCCATCGTCTTCGCCGGCGAGGGCCCGCCGGGCGCGTCCGGGACCGATCGCAAGCGCGGACTCTTCAATGAACGGCGACCCGGCCCGCTTCGAGGCGATCGGCAACCGCCTGGGGTTTCGCGTCGCCGAGGAGAACGCGGACCGGCTGAGCCTGGTCTGGCAGGGCGCCCGCTTTCCGGCCTTTCTCTGCCTCGGTATCGCCCTGACGTTGCTTTCCGTTTCGATTCCGATCGTGCTCGCGGTCGCGCGCCGGGGATTCGAGGGGCCCGCGGCCGACCTCTGGTACTTTCCGGTCATGAACGTGATCCTGTTCGGCGTCGCGGTCTATCTCGTCACGCTCAAGCGCACGGTCACCTTCGACCATCGTCGCGGCGTGGCGATCTTCGTCAAGCGCGCGCTGCTCGGCGGCGCCCGGCTCACGCTTCCCTACGGCGAGATCGAGCGCCTCCACCTGGGAACGGACCAGGTTTACGGCGGCTTCGCTGTCGCCGGCTCCTCGGCCGCCGAGCGTTTTCCCGCTCCGGCTCTGCGGCTGGTGACTTGCTTCGGGGCGACGGTCCTCATCGACCGCGCCGGAAGGCGCCGATTGCAGGATCTGGGGGACCGGATCGGCCGGGCGATCGGCAGGCCTTTCACCGCGGAACCATCCGCCGCGGCGCCCGGAGCCGAGCTCTCGGCGCCGCCGCTCAGGCCCGCGTCCTGACCAGCAGCTGGTGCAGCTGCCCGACGGCTTTCTTCACTCCCTCGTGCAGCAATTGCTCGGCGCTGAGCCAGCGCACTCCCCGCTGGCTGATCTCGCCCAGGGCGAAGATGTTCTCGCTGAGGGGCTTTTGCGTTTCGTCGAAGCGCGCGGACCAGACGATGTCGCCCCTGCGCACGTCGATCAGCTCGAGCACGAAGGCGACCGACGCCGGGCTTTTCGCGCCCCATTCGTCGCCCACGCGCTCGCGGTAGCGCTGCACGCGTCCGACCAGCACCGCGTCGGCGAAGACCATCTCCCCGATCCGTCGCAGGCGGGCCGCCTCCCCCTCCGTCGAGACCGTGCCGGCAACCTCCCGCACTTCGCTTTCCGCGACGATCTGCCAGCCCGGAGCCGCGGCCATCGCCGCATAGAGCTGCCGCGCGAGCGTTTCCGAAATCTCCCTTTCGGAGTTTTTCGCCTCGCGCCCCGAGGTAAAGGGAACCTTCGGTTTCTGCGCCGGCTGGGCGGTCTCCGGCGTCACCACCGCGATCCGCCTCACCTTGCGTGCCTG
The Candidatus Zixiibacteriota bacterium DNA segment above includes these coding regions:
- the def gene encoding peptide deformylase — protein: MSILKVSRLGHPVLRRPADRVEREELESAAVQKLIDDMIETMREYDGVGLAANQVHESKRIAVLEVAENPRYPNKPAVPLTVLVNPVIAPAGEDLEEDWEGCLSIPDLRGKVPRYRAVRVEAWDRRGDDLRFTATGFHARIIQHECDHLNGRVYLDRMRDFTTLTFLQELARYWAGR
- the cofH gene encoding 5-amino-6-(D-ribitylamino)uracil--L-tyrosine 4-hydroxyphenyl transferase CofH, with protein sequence MTSTALQTALDRLLSSTRLSTARILDRALSDHELSIDEITQLFDAEGPELLPLAAAADYLREKTVGDIVTYVVNRNINFTNVCVKACGFCAFSRGHLAEEGYFLPVEEIVRRAREAAELGATEVCVQAGLAPGMDGWHYVNLCRALKEALPDLHIHGFSPEEVLYGATLTGVGVRDYLVALKEAGVGSLPGTSAEVLVDEVRRQISPGRITTAQWIHLIQTAHEVGIPTTSTIMYGHIESSRDKAIHLSILRDIQRRTGGITEFVPLSFVYEEAPMAQRRKIAGLRSGATGAEVLKMYAVSRLALNRWIPNLQVSWVKEGPKLSQTALLAGANDFGGTLINESISTAAGSGHGQLMKPSQFRSLIRELGRVPAERSTTYRHLKVFRDADSDGADRLDAVEQPEERFGSYHQLIRQQSYRFRDFYREQKGRS